From Candidatus Rubrimentiphilum sp., one genomic window encodes:
- a CDS encoding VOC family protein, translating into MLGEKDAIATIAVKDLKTAAQFYGETLGLKNEGGDQTAAIMYTSGNTKVLVYQSEFAGSNKATAANWTVGADLKSVVEGLAKKGVKFEHYDMPGVTREGDIHTAGGQKIAWFKDPDGNILALLG; encoded by the coding sequence ATGTTAGGAGAGAAGGATGCGATCGCTACGATCGCTGTTAAAGATCTTAAGACGGCCGCGCAGTTCTATGGAGAGACCCTTGGTCTGAAGAATGAAGGCGGCGACCAGACCGCCGCCATTATGTACACCAGCGGAAACACCAAGGTGCTCGTCTATCAGTCGGAGTTCGCGGGATCCAACAAGGCGACCGCCGCCAATTGGACGGTGGGAGCCGACCTGAAATCGGTCGTGGAGGGCCTTGCGAAAAAAGGCGTCAAGTTCGAGCACTACGACATGCCGGGCGTCACACGTGAAGGGGACATCCACACCGCGGGCGGCCAAAAAATCGCGTGGTTTAAGGATCCCGACGGCAACATTCTAGCGCTGCTTGGCTAA
- a CDS encoding VOC family protein has translation MELQPYIFFYGRCAEALEFYKKALGGTYESSLVKDSPMRDQMPPGSDERVMHATFSGKGLTFMASDGNQTKPVDPEAGNIALSLGTTDAAEGERIFNALSEDGDVKMPIAEAFWGGKFGIVVDKFGTEWMLTLP, from the coding sequence ATGGAACTTCAGCCGTATATTTTTTTCTACGGACGCTGCGCCGAAGCGCTCGAATTTTACAAGAAAGCCTTGGGCGGAACGTACGAGTCGTCGCTCGTGAAAGACTCGCCGATGCGCGATCAGATGCCGCCGGGCTCCGACGAGCGGGTGATGCATGCGACGTTCTCAGGCAAGGGTCTGACCTTTATGGCTTCGGACGGCAACCAAACCAAGCCGGTCGATCCCGAAGCCGGAAATATCGCGCTGTCGCTCGGAACTACCGACGCGGCCGAGGGCGAGCGCATCTTCAACGCGCTCAGCGAAGACGGCGACGTCAAGATGCCGATAGCGGAGGCGTTCTGGGGCGGCAAATTCGGAATCGTTGTCGATAAATTCGGCACCGAGTGGATGCTGACGCTCCCGTGA
- a CDS encoding DNA internalization-related competence protein ComEC/Rec2 has translation MNPAPPVTMMRMQAPLILCRSSQLRYVARSPLLLLGAAAALGAAATQPLGSDVRLLVLCASVALCVWLAMTRAELGRLRAAAALALVAGGASALWHAALPAPSFKEHTARLACTILSDAAVENGNASYTCATDDGVKLAVSSRGAVPRAGTRILVRGRIEAFDAPRNPGEPDERAIQLERGISARVSGARVLRMLPDGPLSLDLVLARAHAWALEQLRLRLPEPSATILAGELWGERASLPPELRSEFQETGTVHVLVTAGLHLGVVAALVLALLRASTVPRGLACGLAIAAIWSYAVFSGAHLPALRAATMISVALTAYGFGRAARAWSMYGGALLAIALMDPQAISSASFALSFSCVGAILLCADSIDAQLERCSALPARLREALALTLATQLGTWPLTASIFLFFAPYAVFANAAVVPCVGATMILGALQLAFAPLPPLAQAAANLNGWLLAWIVAVVHSIASLPGASLAAMPPPPWSIAVYDCLLVAAVLLWKKESRTAAPALFLFGAILVAWPPRANDYRLRITVLDVGQADAIVIRTPLGHALLVDAGGRLEQGRGAESSAERVGERIVVPFLRREGVRTIDAIILSHPHGDHAGGVVPVLRALRVTEFADSGQRYPGFAYNDALALARGEHVPLVYPRAGAVWQTSDGVTLTFIGPSLPMLVGTRNDINNNSLAFILQYRSFRMLFTGDAGAEAEQRFLSEGVGLRSTVLKVGHHGSAYGSTPAFIAAVHPRYAIISVGRHNMFGHPAPQTLETLQRLGAQVYRTDANGAVTVTTDGLAVELHTMVSR, from the coding sequence ATGAATCCGGCCCCGCCGGTGACCATGATGCGCATGCAAGCTCCTTTAATTCTTTGCCGCTCGTCGCAGTTGCGTTATGTGGCACGCTCCCCGCTGCTGCTCCTGGGCGCCGCAGCTGCCCTTGGGGCAGCGGCCACACAACCCCTTGGATCCGATGTGCGCCTCTTGGTACTCTGCGCGAGCGTCGCGTTGTGCGTCTGGCTTGCGATGACTCGTGCGGAGCTTGGGCGGCTTCGCGCGGCCGCCGCACTCGCCCTGGTCGCGGGCGGCGCAAGCGCACTCTGGCATGCCGCGTTACCGGCTCCTTCCTTTAAAGAACACACGGCGCGCCTCGCGTGCACGATTCTGAGCGACGCCGCGGTCGAAAACGGAAACGCTTCCTACACCTGCGCAACGGATGACGGCGTAAAGCTTGCCGTCTCGAGTCGCGGCGCCGTGCCGCGGGCCGGAACGCGCATACTCGTGCGCGGACGGATCGAAGCGTTCGATGCGCCGCGCAATCCGGGCGAACCGGACGAACGGGCGATTCAACTGGAGCGCGGTATTTCAGCACGCGTCAGCGGCGCGCGCGTCCTGCGGATGCTGCCGGACGGGCCGTTGAGTTTGGATCTCGTTCTCGCACGTGCGCACGCCTGGGCGCTCGAGCAGTTGCGTTTGCGCCTGCCGGAGCCGTCGGCGACAATTCTGGCGGGCGAACTGTGGGGCGAACGCGCGTCGCTGCCGCCGGAACTGCGCAGCGAATTTCAAGAGACCGGGACGGTGCACGTGCTCGTGACGGCGGGTTTGCATCTGGGAGTCGTCGCCGCATTGGTTTTGGCTCTGCTGCGCGCGTCCACCGTCCCGCGCGGGCTCGCCTGTGGACTTGCGATCGCCGCGATCTGGAGTTACGCGGTTTTTAGCGGCGCGCATCTGCCGGCGCTGCGCGCGGCGACGATGATCTCGGTCGCCTTGACGGCGTACGGTTTCGGTCGCGCGGCGCGCGCCTGGAGCATGTACGGCGGGGCGCTGCTGGCGATAGCGCTTATGGATCCGCAGGCGATTTCGAGCGCTTCGTTCGCGCTGTCGTTTTCGTGCGTGGGCGCGATTCTGCTCTGCGCGGATTCGATCGACGCCCAACTCGAGCGATGCTCGGCGTTGCCGGCTCGTCTGCGCGAAGCGCTTGCGTTAACGCTGGCGACGCAACTCGGCACGTGGCCGCTGACCGCCTCGATCTTTTTGTTCTTCGCGCCATATGCCGTATTTGCAAATGCGGCCGTCGTACCGTGCGTCGGCGCAACGATGATCCTGGGAGCGCTGCAACTCGCATTCGCGCCGCTGCCGCCGCTCGCGCAAGCCGCCGCCAATCTCAATGGTTGGCTGTTAGCCTGGATCGTCGCCGTCGTTCACTCGATCGCGTCGTTGCCGGGCGCGTCGCTGGCAGCCATGCCGCCGCCGCCGTGGAGCATTGCGGTCTATGACTGTCTCTTGGTCGCAGCCGTTCTTCTTTGGAAGAAAGAGTCTCGGACCGCGGCGCCGGCACTTTTTCTTTTCGGCGCGATCTTGGTCGCGTGGCCGCCACGCGCAAACGATTACCGCTTGCGCATCACCGTGCTCGACGTTGGGCAGGCCGATGCGATCGTAATCCGCACGCCGCTCGGTCATGCATTGCTGGTGGACGCGGGCGGCCGTTTGGAGCAAGGACGGGGAGCCGAATCCTCAGCGGAACGAGTCGGCGAACGAATCGTGGTCCCGTTTCTCCGCCGCGAAGGCGTACGCACAATTGACGCAATCATCTTGTCGCACCCACATGGTGATCATGCCGGCGGCGTTGTGCCCGTACTTCGCGCCCTTCGCGTTACCGAATTTGCCGATAGCGGGCAGCGCTATCCCGGTTTCGCGTATAACGACGCTCTCGCACTCGCGCGCGGCGAACATGTGCCGCTCGTCTATCCGCGCGCCGGCGCGGTTTGGCAGACGAGTGACGGCGTCACGCTGACCTTTATCGGCCCATCCCTTCCAATGTTGGTTGGAACACGCAACGACATTAATAACAACTCGCTCGCCTTCATCTTGCAATACCGCTCGTTCCGCATGCTTTTCACGGGCGACGCCGGCGCCGAAGCAGAGCAGCGATTCTTAAGCGAAGGCGTGGGGTTACGATCGACGGTTCTGAAGGTCGGACATCATGGATCCGCCTACGGCAGCACGCCCGCGTTCATCGCGGCCGTTCATCCACGTTACGCGATCATATCCGTGGGCCGGCACAATATGTTCGGCCACCCGGCGCCCCAGACGCTTGAAACGCTGCAACGCCTCGGCGCGCAGGTTTATCGCACGGATGCGAACGGCGCAGTTACGGTCACGACCGATGGCCTGGCGGTCGAGCTGCATACGATGGTGTCACGGTAA
- a CDS encoding methyltransferase — translation MKLPLALVRAATPLFVWASSVRRRVLPPQFAILELATGIWPALALRAIVKVGIPDRLARGAATPAELARDLGLHEGSVRRILKLLSGYDIVRELRDGRFELTRIGRYAASRTPGNVADFVRYVGEPWHLGPWGRLEETLRTGMPAFEIVHGSGFFEYASAHPEMGELFDNAMASVAPLHAQAVADAYDFSHASPIADIGGGSGLVLGAILRAFPGADGILFDLPGALKLAERSLGPEQARIRFEAGDFFERAPQGAKTFVLAHILHDWDDIKALKILQNVRKVMPADGRVLIVEALLLDEPNRWSAANVTDAQMLTMLRGRERTAAEYGALLAQAGLKLTRVIPTTAAESIVEACPSSPA, via the coding sequence GTGAAGCTTCCGCTCGCGCTGGTGCGCGCGGCTACTCCGTTGTTCGTGTGGGCGTCGTCCGTTCGGCGGCGCGTGCTGCCGCCGCAGTTCGCTATCCTGGAACTGGCAACCGGAATATGGCCCGCACTCGCCCTGCGTGCGATAGTGAAAGTGGGCATTCCGGATCGCCTTGCACGCGGCGCGGCGACTCCCGCGGAGCTCGCGCGCGATCTCGGGTTGCACGAAGGCAGCGTGCGGCGCATCCTAAAGTTGTTGTCCGGCTACGACATCGTGCGCGAGTTGCGCGACGGACGTTTTGAGTTGACGCGAATCGGACGCTACGCTGCGAGCCGGACGCCGGGAAACGTCGCGGATTTTGTGCGCTACGTCGGCGAGCCGTGGCATTTAGGACCCTGGGGACGGCTGGAAGAAACGCTGCGCACCGGCATGCCGGCGTTTGAGATCGTGCACGGCAGCGGATTCTTTGAATATGCAAGCGCGCATCCCGAAATGGGCGAGCTCTTCGACAACGCGATGGCGTCCGTTGCGCCGCTGCACGCGCAAGCCGTGGCCGACGCCTACGATTTTTCGCACGCGTCGCCCATCGCCGACATCGGCGGCGGCTCCGGATTGGTGCTTGGCGCGATTCTACGAGCGTTTCCGGGCGCGGACGGCATACTGTTCGACCTCCCCGGCGCGCTGAAGCTGGCCGAGCGATCGCTGGGGCCCGAGCAGGCTCGCATTCGTTTCGAAGCCGGCGATTTTTTCGAACGCGCTCCGCAGGGCGCCAAGACATTTGTGCTGGCGCATATCTTGCACGATTGGGATGACATCAAAGCGCTGAAGATTTTGCAGAACGTCCGGAAAGTGATGCCTGCGGACGGCCGCGTCCTTATTGTTGAAGCGCTGCTCCTCGACGAGCCGAACCGTTGGAGCGCGGCGAATGTCACCGACGCGCAAATGCTGACGATGCTGCGCGGCCGCGAACGCACTGCGGCGGAATATGGGGCATTGCTGGCTCAAGCCGGTCTGAAGCTGACGCGTGTCATTCCAACTACGGCAGCTGAGTCGATTGTTGAGGCGTGCCCTTCGTCACCTGCCTAA
- a CDS encoding lysozyme inhibitor LprI family protein, which produces MMKLRALIPFALLWIVVAVAPAAAQGSAQFKACMRTAKTQLAMNMCAGNEAALRAMQMNSIYNKLVSLAAKEPGAAAKVAASQKAWAAYTDAYVEALYPASDKQGMYGSIYPMEVALARSDLIQQHIADLKALVKAYQQRK; this is translated from the coding sequence ATGATGAAACTCCGAGCACTTATTCCATTCGCTCTGCTTTGGATTGTCGTGGCGGTCGCCCCGGCCGCAGCCCAAGGCTCGGCCCAGTTCAAGGCATGCATGCGGACTGCGAAGACGCAGTTGGCCATGAACATGTGCGCAGGCAATGAAGCGGCCTTGCGCGCGATGCAGATGAATTCAATCTATAACAAGCTCGTGTCCCTCGCCGCAAAAGAGCCGGGAGCGGCTGCAAAGGTTGCAGCTTCTCAGAAAGCTTGGGCGGCATACACCGACGCATATGTCGAAGCGCTCTATCCCGCAAGCGATAAGCAGGGCATGTATGGATCCATCTATCCTATGGAAGTAGCCCTTGCCCGTAGTGACCTAATTCAGCAGCACATCGCGGATCTCAAGGCCTTAGTGAAAGCGTACCAGCAGCGGAAATAG
- a CDS encoding NAD-dependent epimerase/dehydratase family protein, translating to MRIMVTGGAGFIGSHVADAYLAAGHEVLVLDALWEHGGGRRQNVPQRALFVHMDIRDEGLTRIFQEFKPDVVSHHAAQASVAIGSRDPIYDAQVNVVGLLNVLENSVRNGVQKIIYASSGATFGTPERLPMNERTPQHPESPYGITKMVGEHYLRFYQKERGLDFTSLRYGNVYGPRQDPNGEAGVIAIFIAKFLTKQEVRIDWDGDQTRDYVYVRDVADINLAALEGGSGGMYCVGTNHRTSVNDIYKTLCKVSGFEPPVVHAPKRPGDARDAQFDCALAKKELGWVPRVQLRDGISETYEFFKDALPVAR from the coding sequence ATGCGCATCATGGTCACCGGCGGGGCCGGATTCATCGGCTCGCACGTCGCCGACGCGTACTTGGCCGCCGGCCACGAAGTGCTGGTGCTCGACGCGCTGTGGGAACACGGCGGCGGACGCCGCCAAAACGTGCCGCAGCGCGCGCTCTTCGTACACATGGACATCCGCGACGAAGGCCTCACGCGTATCTTTCAAGAGTTTAAACCGGACGTCGTCAGCCACCACGCGGCTCAAGCCAGCGTCGCGATCGGCTCGCGCGATCCGATCTACGACGCGCAAGTGAACGTCGTGGGTTTGCTCAACGTCTTGGAAAACTCGGTCCGAAACGGAGTACAGAAGATCATCTATGCGTCCAGCGGCGCGACCTTCGGCACGCCGGAGCGTCTGCCGATGAACGAGCGCACGCCGCAGCATCCCGAGTCGCCGTACGGCATCACGAAAATGGTCGGCGAACACTACCTGCGTTTCTATCAGAAGGAGCGCGGGCTGGACTTTACCTCGCTGCGCTACGGAAATGTCTATGGACCGCGCCAAGATCCGAACGGCGAAGCCGGCGTAATTGCGATTTTCATCGCGAAGTTCTTGACGAAACAGGAAGTGCGCATCGACTGGGACGGCGATCAAACGCGCGACTATGTCTACGTGCGCGACGTTGCGGACATTAATCTCGCCGCACTCGAAGGAGGCTCCGGCGGGATGTACTGCGTTGGGACGAACCACCGCACCAGCGTCAACGACATTTACAAGACGCTGTGCAAAGTGTCGGGATTTGAGCCGCCGGTCGTGCACGCGCCCAAACGGCCGGGCGACGCGCGTGACGCACAGTTCGATTGCGCATTAGCCAAAAAAGAACTAGGGTGGGTGCCGCGCGTGCAGCTGCGCGACGGAATCAGTGAGACCTACGAGTTCTTTAAGGATGCGCTGCCGGTAGCGCGGTGA